The following are encoded together in the Vigna angularis cultivar LongXiaoDou No.4 chromosome 9, ASM1680809v1, whole genome shotgun sequence genome:
- the LOC108320453 gene encoding uncharacterized protein LOC108320453, whose amino-acid sequence MESNGEAENSCGKVCSPSSEKPSLMLMKKKNKKKKLCCRYCNKKFSSFQALGGHQNAHKAERAVAQREKILNMASAYGRTSYVGGVDSNNCHGLRGKSCGVSEISMTHFKPHFGLTHDHQWSKQYTLDYVQATIQKLQTLNDEGSGFHQDHISYQPLTFSILGDEKLNSELLFNTSLSNQEKDSAVISRNEITMMHDLNVKNSSGDENSDEENGFSAMAAGNAVVEELDLTLKIANRVVEEPDLTLKI is encoded by the coding sequence ATGGAAAGCAATGGTGAAGCAGAAAACAGTTGTGGAAAAGTTTGTTCTCCATCATCAGAAAAGCCATCACTGATgctgatgaagaagaagaacaagaagaagaagctttgtTGCAGATATTGTAACAAGAAGTTCAGCAGTTTCCAAGCCTTGGGTGGACATCAGAATGCACACAAGGCAGAAAGAGCAGTAGCACAGAGAGAGAAGATTCTGAACATGGCTTCTGCATATGGCAGAACTTCATATGTTGGTGGTGTTGATTCAAACAACTGTCATGGATTGAGAGGAAAATCATGTGGGGTGTCAGAAATTTCCATGACTCATTTCAAGCCACATTTTGGACTAACACATGATCATCAATGGTCAAAGCAGTACACTTTGGATTATGTTCAAGCCACAATTCAAAAGTTGCAGACTTTGAATGATGAAGGGAGTGGATTTCATCAAGATCACATATCATATCAACCTTTAACTTTTTCTATACTTGGAGATGAAAAACTAAATTCAGAGTTGTTGTTTAATACTAGTTTATCTAATCAAGAAAAAGATTCTGCAGTGATATCTCGTAATGAAATTACAATGATGCATGATTTGAATGTCAAGAATTCAAGTGGTGATGAGAACTCTGATGAAGAAAATGGTTTTTCTGCAATGGCTGCTGGCAATGCAGTGGTGGAGGAACTTGATTTGACTCTCAAGATTGCCAATAGAGTGGTGGAGGAACCTGATTTGACTCTCAAGATTTGA